DNA from Eucalyptus grandis isolate ANBG69807.140 chromosome 5, ASM1654582v1, whole genome shotgun sequence:
TTTTCACTTCAAGCAAGAAAAGAATCTAAAAATGGAAGACCTAGAAAGATCTGTATAAATACCACTGCATTGGCTTCTCTATGCAAATTTTCTGACATCACTAAAACAATGCCGATACTTATTGCCATCCAACTATTGTAAATCAAACCAAACTCAcaagaacaaaaacattataCAATTAggaattcaattattttaatttagaaGAAATCTGGAAAGGTAAGGTAGATATATTCCAAAGAGATAAAATACACACACTAGTCAGTTGCAACAAGTAGTGATAAGGACCTGTTCACGAGTCAACATAAGCACCAATAATACTTGCTatagaaaagcataaaaaaggATAGAGACTATATATTAGAAAAGTTAAGGCATATCAGGGTAAAGTAATAAGGAGTAACCTCCTCAGAGTTGTAACAGGTGGAAGTAACTTCATTGAATTTAATCTCCGGTCCAACTGATAACCCAGCACCGTGGAAAGTAATCACTCTTTTTTCACCAATTTCTTTCTCCACCTGTAAAGTTGCACCTTATGAGACAGAATAAAGATGTTACAATAAGAGATACGTACATCATGTAGATTCCCAAACCTGGGGTGGAGGTGGCATGATATCATAGCACAATAATGCTAATGGGTAGAGATGTCCTGGCACAGCAGAATGTTCTACAAGCCTCCTCATATTGTCTACAACAGCAGAATCAAAGGGTGCCTGCCCACTCTTTTATATCAGAATCACTGAAAATGGCAGATGACAACGACCAGAGAACTAAATGGATTTTAATGAGCAGACCAAACTTTTCTATCTTCGAGTGGCAGAATGAAGTAAACACAAGTGATTACAACTATGGTACTGTATGGAAGTTCGGTAAAGCATATTTGACATACTCAAGAAAGAGCAGCAGCAGAAAAGGAGCTCTGCTGCACAATCCCAGAGAGCAGAGTGAAAACCTACCGGATACCATTCTCCTGTAAGAGGATCAGGACGATCTCTGCCACCACTTGGCGCAATCCACAGTAGTTGTGATCCACCCCTGCAATGCTCAGGCATAACTAGCATATCATCTCACTTGTAGTAAGAGCATTGGTCTACTTATGAACATGAAGAATCAATGTAAGGACAAATAGAGGAGGCAAAAGGTGACCAACTGTTCACATTAAATAGGATCTTTACCATCAGTGCATTTTCACAGGAGCTGAAGATACATCACCGTTCAATTGTTTTCATATATGAGATTGCATTCACATGAAAAGCTGTGAACGTAGTACCTTAAAAGCAAAGCCATTTCCTTCAAGCTTCGTGTATTTGATCTCCTTTTCATCTCAACAAGCTCTGGAACATCAAACATATGCTTTTTGAATATACACAAACAAGGTTCCTAGAAAAATAGAAGATTCGAGTTATGAGCTTGCCTAATCACTCATCAGCATGCTAAACTTTATAACTACTCATAAGGATAGAGATTTTAAGCACCTTCCCATACTGAAGGGCTTGCAGAGTGGATCTGTTACAACTCTATCTCCAGCTACATAAGTCTACACTAGAAGATAAAAGATATGTTCAAGCAAGTGGCCCACTTGTGGCCTATACTCACGAATGAGGTAATAATCAAGtctaataaaagataaaatctgTACCACATTCTCCGCAATATGTGAATGTGTTCCTTCAAGAAGCAGAGCAATAACAGCTGGATCTGCTTCCGTTTGGTGGTTGGATATCAAAATGGCGTTGTGGCCCTGCAATTTAAGACATAAATTAGCATTGTATAACAGTTGGATCCTCTTCTATAGTGATCTGTTGCCTCTATTTACTTTGTGAAGCAGCTAAAGGTCAAATTTGATGTGCATGCATACAATAAACCAGAATCATTTATAAACAGTTTCAGATCATAATTCTACATTACAAGCAAGCAGAATGCAATCTACTGAATGGTAATTTCATTCAGTGAAGAGCAATAGGAAAGGCCAAGAATTGAAATATATAAGAGTCCAAGCTAACACTTGAATCACAGAAAATATACtgtacaaaaaaagaacaagagggATATACTATGGCTTTCAGTTATTCTTTAGACTAACAAAAACAATTTCAGTTTAAGAGGCAATGTGAATGCAACAGGTTTCAGTAAGACACAGAGTCATCATCGGTCCATCTAAAGGAGAAGGGTAACAAAAGAACTATTCACCTCCTGAAGTTTCTCACggatttcatcaaaaacaggAATGTTTCCAACATATGAGTTTCTGCAGAAAGGAAAATCAGAAGCAAAGAGCAAATTAAGAGATATGTGAGAGTAAAAACAACTCAGAAATGCTAAGAGATATCTAGAGGAAAGTAACTAATTAGTCAAAGGTCCAATGAGAAAAGCTAGCGCAGGAGCTTTCCCTGTTTAGGGATAAGTCCATAAAAACCCTCTGAAAACAATTTAGGAGTTTGCAATTCATATATTGAGTTAATAACAGAAGCTTAATTCTTAGTATTTTATGCTCCCTAGTATTctgaattattatttaaaaaaggacAGAAGGGACAGTGTTTTTGCACTTTCCTGGAATGGAAATCAATTTTTCCTAAAGCAATTAGGGCTGAAAGGGGAGTAAAGGTGGAAAAAAGACGTCATGACAAAGTGGTAAGTTTCCTAGAAATGCAAGttaattaaaagtaaatgtGTAGGTTCATCGCTAGAACGTCATGGACCTTTGACATGTGAAGACAAGCCAAGCAAATTatagaacataaataatttgagTGCCTTTTAATATTCTTCAGCGAAGCTTTGTGAAGGAAGTGAGCACAAAATTATCGATGAACCTGAAATCAACCAGAGGATGGATGTAATTTTGACCAAACATATAGTAGTCAAAAGGCTCCCTTGCTGCTTTGTGGTATGGAGGGAAGATAAAAGGATCCTGAAAGATTACTGCTTTCTGTCAGATCAAAAGTTTTACACATCCAAGAACGAGCAGATAACCAGTGAAGCTCACAATCAACCTAGCCTTCAAAATGCATCAGCGATTATACTCTGGTAGTTACCTTTTGACAGCGAGAAGTCCGAGAACGAGCAACAGCAAAGGAGAACCGTGACACATGGAACCTGTGGAAGGGATCAAAGCATCAAACAGCGACACACCAGTAGGCAAACAAGCAGCTTCCTTCCTACAGAGATTGAACGGAGCCGAACCTGCGTAGGGAGACATCACCGACTTAGCCTTCGCCAACTGCAGGTggcacaaacaagaaaaaccagaaatcgTATCAGAAAATGGACCTTCAAGATTTCAAAGGAGGAGAGGGCGGTGGATTGGGGATGGGGAATCGATCAACGGAGCGAAAAGAGGTGACGTTACAGCAGCGAATGCTGGTGAGAGGGGTGGCGACCTCGGGGCGGGTGGACAGGCGGAGGTTCCTGGGGAGGTAGACGAGGGCGAGCCGGAACGCGACCGACGCGACCGACGCGACGACCCATGTccagaaccccgagcgcgcgcgcTTCTGCTTCTTCGTCTCCGTCTTCTGCTTcatcgtttctctctcctccattttcgccGTCGTGGTTCGACGCGTTGGCGTCGGGCGCGTAGGCGGAGGAGACGGGGGCGacggactccgacgccgacggagGCAATCGGCGGAGGGGAGTCGGCGTCGGGGTTTgctggaagagaggcacgacttcgaggacgaaagagagagagagagcggacaagaggtcgcgagagggaggcggaggctgcgtcggcgtcggcgtcagcgtcggagtcgagggcgacggaggcaaTCGGCgaaggcggaggtggagggtcGTCAGCGTCGCATTTCGCTGGAAGAGAGGTACGACTTCGcagagggggaagagagagagagcagagcggacgtcacgagaggaaggaggaggagcgtCGGCGGCGTTGGTGTCAGGGTGGGGGGCAATggaagcaaccagcggaggcggaggggagagaggagaacGCAGGTCTCGATCGTTCTCTGTTTGTTCTCctgcgaggagagagaaagtgagagagagaaaattgcagAAATTTCAACTTagggagaaaaatcttttaggCGGAGtcatgtcttttcttttgcagtgAGCCGAGCCAAGCCGAGCCGAGCCCGCCCCCTATTTTCtcgtgaggagagagaggagagagacagaagcgtagaagacgaagagaagagagaagacgtGGCGGGTCCCGTGGACAGGTGTCGACGCCTGAATGATTCAGAGCACCGATGACGTGGCACTGTtagggtacccaatattttctcattctctctctcatcttttcaatttctcaagCCATGGCTTCGTcaccagctctctctctctctctctctattttcagAGAAAATGCTCGTTGGTTTCTCACCGATCAACAAGAAGACAGACATTTTTCTTCGTCCATCTTCTCTAGAAAATCAAACGTTGTAGCGATTTCCGTTAATGCAGATCAAGCAACAGGCGTAACCTCAGATGATCAACGCCCGGAGAGTGGGAGATTATTCAGTCTCCAAAAAGAATTTGGTTGGAAGCTTAAGTTGCTGACGTGAGCTGTCAAAGCCGACATTCTTGGGATCGCAGACGCAACATGCGGAGGAGAAGCAGGCCTCTTCGGGCTCCCCTCAACGTCAGAGAGCGTAGCCCGCTGAGCGAGACTCCCGGACATGGAAGGCTCAGAGGCGAGTTTCTTGGAGAAGCTGGTGCTGTACGCGGCCAGTGCGGCGCTTAGCTGCGTTGTCATATTTGCCAGGCTCTGTCACCTCGACCCAAACCGAGAGGCCTCCAAGATGGCCCTCGAGCACAAGAAGGAAATCGCCAAGTGGTACAGTTGCGGAATTCGTGCTCCTAGATTGTGGAGGCGACCACCCGCGCGGGGCGTTCGAGGCGGCGCGGGAAGGCAACGGAGGGATCATCATGGGGTACAATGCCCTTCATGAGAGCACGTTGTGGAGTGGATTGAGAGCTCACTTTTTGCCGATAGGGGAGGTTCTTATGGTGATTAGGATTGCAAAAGGTGCTAAagccggcggtggcggtggcggcaagtGCTGCATAGTAGACGACTGCATCATGAAGAGCATGTTTTTAAGATCATCTCGCCGTTGAGGAGACAGATTGAAGCTTGAGGACAGGATGCGtttgcttttttggatctgCCAGAGAAACAGAGGACCAAGAATTGTTGCTGGATCTCAATTTGGCCATCCAAATGAACTCCTAAAAATTTTTGCAAATGTAGAGATTCACTAAATTGTGTAATGTTGTGTTTTCTGCAGAGTTTTGCCTCTCTTTGGTCCTCAAAGCGTGtgagaagggaaagaaactaTTGAGAAACATGATATTTCTGCACATTCGAGACCAGGGACTTAAAACATTCAATTTCACTAAAGCAAATAGCGGTTCGCCAAACACATTGTCGAAAGAAGTTTTGGGTTCATAGTATTAAGTCAGAAAAAGTCGATTCATCCATCGATGAACAACATAATCATTTACAACATGGTctctttaaattaaacaaaagaaagcgAGATGGGTCGCCTTGGCCTCGGAGAAGTTCCCCTCAAGGTCCTCATCGACGAATTCCTCGAAATAACATGCGTCCACTTCGTGCCGGATTGCTGGAGTGATCACACGCTTCCCCGATAGGATCTGGAGCACCAGAACACCAGAGGCATACACGTCACTCTTCTCGGTGCTTGTATACTCCGGGGCGAGGTAGCCCATGGCAGTGCTAGCCTTGAGCATGGTGAGGACCACATCGTCTGCGAGGAGGTTGTGCAGAACTGAGTCCAAAAGCTGTGGGTTATTCTActgatcgatgagaattttctcGGCTGATATTGACTGGTGGACTAGCCTGGGTTTGTCTCCTTTATATTCGTGTATGTAGCTAATACATGTTAAGAAAAGGTGCTTGGCGATTTCCTTCTGGTGCTTGAGGGCCATCTTGGAGGCCTCTCGGTTCGGGTCGAGGTGACAGAGCCCGGCGAATATGACGATGCAGTTGAGCGCCACGCTAGCCGCGTACAACATCAGCTTCTCCGAGAAATTCTCCTTTGAGCCTTCCATGTCCGGGGGTCTCGCTCGGCGGGCGATGCTCTCCGACGTTGAGGGGAGCCCGAAGAGGCCTACTTCTCCTTTGCGTGCTACGTCCAGATCTCAGGAATGCCGGCTTTGACAGCTCAAGTCAGCAACCTAAAGCTTCCAACCAAGTTCTTTTAGGAGATTGCGAATAATCTCCCACTTTCCAAGCGCTGATTATTTGAGGTTATGCCTGTTGCTTGATTTGCGTTAACGGAAATCGCTACAATGTTCGATTTTCTAGAGAAGATGGACGAAGAAAAATGCCGTCTTCTTGTTGATCGGTGAGAAACCAGCGAACATTTTGTctgaaaagaggagagagagagagagagctggtgACGAAGCCATGGcttgagaaattgaaaagatgagagagagaaagaggaataGGGGGAGATAAAGCGGGTATACAAcccttgaaaaattgaaaagatgagagagagggttttGAGCAAGAACAATGCATTTATTATTCCTTGTGTCAGTGTCTCgccagaggagagagaaaaggagagcgTCCGAGCCcctttggttttgatttttcaattcctATATATTCCAAGTCACCGGACAGATGTCGCTTTTTCAGTGGAGCATATACGCCAGGTCAGCCGATGACGAGATAGTTgctaaccactgaatattttctcgtcatgctgactctctctctctccaggaGCAGCTCTCTTCCTCACTAGAGAACCCGCCGTTGCACCACCATGCCggaccgccgcccgccgcctcTCATTCTCTCTTCGTCTCTCGTGAGGGATGACCGACGCCCGTCACCTCCAGCATCTCATTCCGCCAGCCCAAGGATAACCACAGCGCGAGCGCGAGAGCTCTCCTCAGCCGCCCACACTCGCAGGTtgcttttagcttttttttgttccttgccCCCGAAATTTcgattcttttgaaattgcagATGTTGGATTGCTGCTTTGCTATtagaaagacattttttttttcatccaaaGGAATCTGTGACGAGTTTCGCATAGAAAGGTGGATGCCTGTGACCACCTTGGGCTTCGCATGTTTTGTTGTCCCACTTTTGGTCGGGGCTAACTTTTGAACTCTTCATTGCTGATGGAACGAAGGGATGACATTGCGTCGGTGATTGCGGTTCTGGCACCGTCGAATGGTTAATTTGAACCGTCTGGTGTATCTGAACTTGATCGTGTGGCATCACATGGTGGCAACTTCTCGCCCAGCTACTGGGTTCATTAAGCTTCACAGAGCAGAGCTCCAACATCTGCAGATTTCAAACAGATTCGCAACACGAGCCAAGGAACATGTTGGATCATACCGTGACAAATCAAGTTGACGTTGAAAGGTATGCACTCCGCCGGCAGATACATTGTTTCGGAAAACTGCCGTCACAGTTGGAAGTCCGGGTCGAGCGACTAGTCAGATcttgatttgttttttgttgatttctttcTGATTCGATGCAGAAACAACGATCAGCAGCCACAGAAGCGACGCCAACAGCAACAGGGATGGCTCGACTTGGCCGGAAAGCTCCATGCTGTGTTCGGTTTACTGAAACTGCTGACAACCACGTATTTCCACTTGCTATACATCATCTACAAAGTCATTTACCTCATATCACATTGATTGAGGTGACCAGACCTACAAGCCCGAATTGGGTCTACCGGTACTTGTACATTGTTTTCGGGACTCTTGGCCTTGAGCTGCTTCTCTGGACAAACCTTTCTCTATTCACATGGCTGGTTATCAACCTGTGCTTGCTAATGTTTGCTTTGGCATCATTTGGTCTGCTCGCATGAGTTTCCAATCAGTTTCTACAGCTTATTCAGCCATTCAACGACATGCTATTTTCGGAAGTGCA
Protein-coding regions in this window:
- the LOC104444475 gene encoding LOW QUALITY PROTEIN: glycerol-3-phosphate acyltransferase ATS12, chloroplastic-like (The sequence of the model RefSeq protein was modified relative to this genomic sequence to represent the inferred CDS: inserted 3 bases in 2 codons); the protein is MEERETMKQKTETKKQKRARSGFWTWVVASVASVAFRLALVYLPRNLRLSTRPELAKAKSVMFHVSRFSFAVARSRTSRCQKDPFIFPPYHKAAREPFDYYMFGQNYIHPLVDFRNSYVGNIPVFDEIREKLQEGHNAILISNHQTEADPAVIALLLEGTHSHIAENVTYVAGDRVVTDPLCKPFSMGRNLVCVYXKKHMFDVPELVEMKRRSNTRSLKEMALLLRGGSQLLWIAPSGGRDRPDPLTGEWYPAPFDSAVVDNMRRLVEHSAVPGHLYPLALLCYDIMPPPPQVEKEIGEKRVITFHGAGLSVGPEIKFNEVTSTCYNSEEAKEVYARALYXSITAQYNILKCAIHDKKGLEASTAEVSLSQPWNYEN